The following are encoded together in the Bos javanicus breed banteng chromosome 4, ARS-OSU_banteng_1.0, whole genome shotgun sequence genome:
- the GPR22 gene encoding G-protein coupled receptor 22 produces MCFSPILEINMQSESNITVRDDIDDINTNMYQPLSYPLSFQVSLTGFLMLEIVLGLGSNLTVLVLYCMKSNLINSVSNIITMNLHVLDVIICVGCIPLTIVILLLSLESNTALICCFHEACVSFASVSTAINVFAITLDRYDISVKPANRILTMGRAAMLMISIWIFSFFSFLIPFIEVNFFSLQSGNTWENKTLLCVSTNEYYTELGMYYHLLVQIPIFFFTVIVMLITYSKILQALNIRIGTRFSTGQKKKARKKKTISLTTQHETTDMSQGSGGRNVVFGVRTSVSVIIALRRAMKRHRERRERQKRVFKMSLLIISTFLLCWTPISVLNTTILCLGPSDLLVKLRLCFLVMGYGTTIFHPLLYAFTRQKFQKVLKSKMKKRVVSIVEADPMPNNAVIHNSWIDPKRNKKLTFEDSEIREKCLVPQVVTD; encoded by the coding sequence ATgtgtttttctcccattctggaaaTCAACATGCAGTCTGAATCTAACATTACAGTGCGAGATGACATTGATGACATCAACACCAATATGTACCAACCACTATCATATCCATTAAGCTTTCAAGTGTCTCTCACCGGATTTCTTATGTTAGAAATTGTGTTGGGACTTGGCAGCAACCTCACCGTATTGGTACTTTACTGCATGAAATCCAACTTAATCAATTCTGTCAGTAACATTATTACAATGAATCTTCATGTACTTGATGTAATCATTTGTGTGGGATGTATTCCTCTAACTATAGTTATCCTTCTGCTTTCACTGGAGAGTAACACTGCTCTCATCTGCTGTTTCCATGAGGCCTGTGTATCTTTTGCAAGTGTCTCAACAGCAATCAACGTGTTCGCTATCACTTTGGACAGATACGACATCTCTGTAAAGCCTGCAAACCGAATTCTGACAATGGGCAGAGCTGCAATGCTAATGATATCCATTTGGATTTTttcgtttttctctttcctgattCCCTTTATTGAGGTAAATTTTTTCAGCCTTCAAAGTGgaaatacatgggaaaacaaGACACTTTTGTGTGTCAGCACAAATGAATACTACACTGAACTGGGAATGTATTATCACCTGCTAGTACAGATTCCAATATTCTTTTTCACTGTCATAGTGATGTTAATCACATACAGCAAAATACTTCAGGCTCTCAATATTCGAATAGGCACAAGATTCTCAACAGGGcagaagaagaaagcaagaaagaaaaagacaatctctCTAACCACACAACACGAGACTACAGACATGTCACAAGGCAGTGGTGGGAGAAATGTAGTCTTTGGTGTTAGAACTTCAGTGTCTGTAATAATCGCTCTCCGGCGAGCTATGAAACGACACCGTGAACGACGAGAAAGGCAAAAGAGAGTCTTCAAAATGTCTTTATTGATTATTTCTACATTTCTTCTCTGCTGGACaccaatttctgttttaaataccACCATTTTATGTTTAGGCCCAAGTGACCTTTTAGTAAAATTAAGGTTGTGTTTTCTAGTCATGGGTTATGGAACAACTATATTTCACCCTCTATTATATGCATTTACTAGACAAAAATTTCAAAAggtcttaaaaagtaaaatgaaaaagcgAGTTGTTTCCATAGTAGAAGCTGATCCCATGCCTAATAATGCTGTAATACACAACTCTTGGATAGAtcctaaaagaaacaaaaaactcacCTTTGAAGAtagtgaaataagagaaaaatgtttaGTACCTCAGGTTGTCACAGACTAG